The following coding sequences lie in one Steroidobacter denitrificans genomic window:
- a CDS encoding addiction module antidote protein, with translation MKSSKAPRKAKAKSRAKAKPLELAPFDAAEYLDNEEVIAEYLAAALENPNPDVFLAAVADVAKARGISALARESGLTRAGIYRGLSAGSTPSFATVMKITRALGVKLVPQKAA, from the coding sequence ATGAAATCCAGCAAAGCACCTCGCAAGGCGAAAGCGAAATCCAGAGCGAAGGCGAAACCGCTCGAACTCGCGCCCTTCGATGCGGCCGAGTACCTCGACAACGAGGAGGTCATCGCGGAATATCTTGCAGCGGCGCTTGAGAACCCCAATCCCGATGTGTTCCTAGCTGCAGTGGCGGACGTTGCCAAGGCGCGCGGTATTTCGGCTCTCGCCAGGGAGAGCGGCTTGACGCGCGCGGGCATCTATCGCGGCCTGTCGGCAGGCTCCACGCCGAGCTTCGCCACGGTGATGAAAATCACGCGGGCGCTGGGCGTGAAGCTCGTGCCGCAAAAGGCGGCGTAA
- the plsY gene encoding glycerol-3-phosphate 1-O-acyltransferase PlsY, which yields MLELGIKTLLAYLLGSVIGSLLIGRLRGGVDIRTMGSGNAGGTNALRTQGAGFAIQVMIIDVGKGWLAAGVLPSLSLPLIGIDPTIGRQWLAVACASAVVVGHVYPLWYEFRGGKGAATLVGVVMGLKPVALIPAVLTWLLILIVSGFVGLATMLAVASFCIYVGVIGGEASGALLAFGITMLVFVCYTHRSNIERMRAGTENRAHRLWLFRPR from the coding sequence ATGCTCGAACTCGGTATCAAGACACTACTGGCCTATCTGCTGGGATCAGTGATCGGCAGCCTGCTGATCGGCCGCCTGCGGGGCGGCGTCGATATTCGCACTATGGGCAGCGGCAATGCCGGCGGTACAAACGCGCTGCGCACCCAGGGCGCAGGCTTTGCGATCCAGGTCATGATCATCGATGTCGGCAAGGGTTGGCTCGCCGCGGGCGTGCTGCCGTCTTTATCACTGCCGCTCATCGGCATCGATCCGACGATCGGGCGCCAGTGGCTGGCCGTTGCCTGCGCCAGCGCCGTCGTGGTGGGGCATGTCTATCCGCTCTGGTATGAATTTCGCGGCGGTAAAGGCGCAGCGACCCTGGTCGGCGTGGTAATGGGATTGAAGCCGGTGGCATTGATTCCGGCTGTGCTGACCTGGCTGCTGATCCTGATCGTATCCGGCTTCGTGGGTTTGGCGACGATGCTGGCGGTGGCGTCGTTTTGTATATATGTCGGGGTGATCGGCGGCGAGGCTTCGGGTGCCTTGCTGGCATTCGGTATCACCATGCTGGTATTCGTGTGCTACACGCACCGTTCCAACATCGAGCGCATGCGCGCCGGTACGGAGAATCGAGCGCATCGCTTATGGCTGTTCCGGCCACGCTGA
- a CDS encoding (2Fe-2S)-binding protein: protein MSMQRHIRVTVNGTTYERDVEPRLTLADFLRHELGLGGTHVGCEHGICGACTIQLDGRTARSCLTLAAQVDGADIKTVEGLREPETGQLHPIQQAFIEAHGLQCGFCTPGFMMTTLELLRDNPSPTDEEIQHTLSGNLCRCTGYQNIIAAVRLAAKRLQAGGGDT, encoded by the coding sequence ATGAGCATGCAACGACATATTCGCGTAACGGTGAACGGCACAACATATGAGCGCGACGTCGAGCCTCGGCTGACGCTTGCCGATTTTCTGCGCCACGAGCTTGGCCTGGGCGGCACTCACGTCGGCTGCGAACACGGCATCTGTGGCGCCTGCACCATTCAACTCGACGGGCGTACGGCCCGCTCCTGCCTGACACTGGCGGCGCAGGTCGATGGCGCGGACATCAAGACGGTCGAAGGACTGCGCGAACCCGAGACCGGACAGCTGCATCCGATCCAACAGGCCTTCATCGAGGCTCATGGCCTGCAGTGCGGCTTCTGTACTCCAGGTTTCATGATGACCACCCTGGAGCTGCTGCGCGACAATCCCTCGCCCACGGACGAGGAAATCCAACACACCCTGAGCGGCAATCTTTGTCGCTGCACCGGCTACCAGAATATCATTGCCGCGGTGCGCCTTGCCGCAAAACGGTTGCAGGCCGGCGGCGGGGATACCTGA
- a CDS encoding type III pantothenate kinase yields MILLVDIGNTRIKWAYLDKGELGEQGALMHAAWTPEAFIAAISAGDGQPDRVLAGNVGGNGIGERLCSVVRQAWSIDTEFVQASAGAGGVTSGYADPAQLGVDRWLAIIGAHAMAPGASCIVDVGTAMTIDGVTAEGRHLGGVIVPGPYLMVDSLHQNTSDLAQRYRQGQAIGSLFADNTRGAIEQGAMHALAALIERSVGVMERMIGRPPILLLTGGGCGPLAGLLDRPHRIVADLVLRGLAVLAQESAPLARSDDSAQD; encoded by the coding sequence ATGATTCTTCTGGTCGATATCGGCAATACGCGCATCAAGTGGGCGTACCTGGACAAGGGCGAACTGGGTGAGCAGGGTGCGCTGATGCATGCGGCCTGGACGCCGGAGGCGTTCATCGCAGCGATCTCAGCCGGGGACGGGCAGCCGGATCGAGTGCTCGCCGGCAACGTCGGCGGAAATGGTATCGGTGAACGTCTATGCTCGGTGGTGAGACAGGCCTGGTCCATCGATACCGAGTTCGTACAGGCCAGTGCTGGGGCAGGGGGTGTGACCAGCGGATACGCCGATCCGGCGCAACTCGGGGTCGACCGCTGGCTTGCCATCATTGGCGCGCATGCCATGGCGCCAGGCGCATCCTGCATCGTCGATGTCGGTACGGCGATGACGATCGACGGCGTCACGGCTGAAGGCCGGCACCTGGGCGGGGTGATCGTGCCGGGACCGTATCTGATGGTGGACAGCTTGCACCAAAACACCAGCGATCTGGCGCAACGCTATCGTCAGGGGCAGGCTATCGGCAGCTTGTTCGCCGACAATACTCGCGGCGCGATCGAGCAAGGCGCCATGCATGCTTTGGCTGCGCTGATCGAGCGATCAGTCGGAGTCATGGAGCGCATGATCGGCCGGCCGCCGATATTGCTGCTTACCGGAGGGGGTTGCGGGCCGTTGGCCGGCCTGCTCGACCGACCTCACCGTATCGTTGCCGACCTGGTATTGCGTGGACTGGCTGTATTGGCTCAGGAATCGGCACCGCTGGCGAGGTCGGATGATTCGGCCCAGGATTGA
- a CDS encoding biotin--[acetyl-CoA-carboxylase] ligase — protein sequence MAATAKFRTEIRRKRLLAMLSDGEFHSGEQLAKRLRISRSGIWKLMRSLRALGIELESVPRQGYRLPAEVNLLDREIIEQALMPQTRAQMEHLEVLLQVDSTNRHLADQAPAAAGRMRVCTAELQTAGRGRRGRSWLAPFGSGICLSMGWQFVEVPPGFSALGLAVGVAAVRAFRRLGIEGVGLKWPNDLVWRHRKLGGILIEMRGESTGPAYVVIGIGLNMRMPASTRLGLAEQQAMLVCDLHEIAPERTPSRNQLIAALIDESFVMLDAFAMQGFSAFAPAWGQFDTLAGAPVKVLSGAQTIAGIARGVDSDGGLLVEVDGELRRFISGEVSLRAAD from the coding sequence ATGGCTGCGACAGCGAAATTTCGCACCGAGATTCGCCGTAAGCGCCTGCTGGCGATGCTGTCGGATGGCGAGTTTCATTCGGGGGAACAATTGGCGAAGCGCCTGCGTATCTCGCGCAGCGGCATCTGGAAGCTGATGCGCTCGTTGCGTGCGCTCGGCATCGAGTTGGAATCGGTGCCTCGCCAGGGCTACCGATTGCCTGCCGAAGTGAATCTGCTGGATCGAGAGATCATCGAGCAGGCGCTGATGCCGCAGACCCGGGCACAGATGGAGCACCTGGAGGTGTTGCTGCAAGTAGACTCCACGAATCGTCACCTCGCCGATCAGGCACCGGCCGCGGCGGGACGGATGCGGGTGTGCACCGCCGAGTTGCAGACCGCCGGCCGGGGACGTCGCGGGCGTAGCTGGCTGGCGCCGTTCGGCAGTGGCATCTGCCTGTCCATGGGATGGCAGTTTGTCGAGGTGCCGCCGGGCTTTTCGGCACTGGGGCTGGCGGTTGGTGTGGCGGCTGTACGCGCTTTTCGGCGCCTGGGCATCGAGGGCGTGGGCTTGAAATGGCCTAACGATCTGGTCTGGCGGCATCGCAAATTAGGCGGCATCTTGATCGAGATGCGTGGGGAGTCCACTGGACCCGCATACGTGGTCATCGGTATCGGCCTCAACATGCGTATGCCGGCATCGACTCGGCTGGGACTGGCGGAACAGCAGGCCATGCTGGTCTGCGATCTGCACGAGATTGCGCCAGAGCGCACTCCCTCGCGTAACCAGCTGATCGCGGCCCTGATCGATGAATCGTTCGTCATGCTCGATGCATTTGCAATGCAGGGTTTTTCAGCGTTCGCCCCCGCGTGGGGACAGTTCGATACCTTGGCGGGGGCGCCGGTCAAGGTGCTCAGCGGCGCACAGACCATCGCCGGCATCGCACGGGGCGTCGACTCCGACGGCGGTCTGTTGGTGGAGGTGGACGGCGAACTGCGTCGCTTCATCTCCGGCGAGGTGAGCCTGCGTGCGGCCGATTGA
- a CDS encoding FAD binding domain-containing protein produces MKSVAFDYLTPSTLGEAVALLERLENEGKDTKILAGGQSLMPMLAMRVARPEILIDLKDIAELRGLREEKGWIVIGAMTSKREAEDSDLIRTRQPLFHAATQLVAHLTIRNRGSVGGSFAHGDPASEYPAVALVLDMEMKAVGPTGERIIPAADFFVTYMTTSLESNEILTEVRMPIMPAGTGWAIQEFARRRGDLALAGVAVTLRLQNGVCQDTRMAAFGVNPATVRLSAGEAALNGHPPDPATLARAAAAAAAALEEPMTCAHASSEYRRDLIKTLAERCLAQAVERAGRRAA; encoded by the coding sequence ATGAAGTCAGTTGCGTTCGATTATCTCACCCCGAGCACGCTCGGCGAAGCCGTGGCGCTGCTCGAGCGCCTCGAAAACGAAGGCAAGGACACCAAAATCCTTGCCGGCGGCCAGAGCCTGATGCCGATGCTCGCCATGCGGGTCGCGCGTCCCGAAATATTGATCGACTTGAAAGATATCGCCGAACTGCGGGGTCTGCGCGAGGAAAAGGGCTGGATCGTCATCGGCGCCATGACGAGCAAGCGCGAGGCTGAGGACTCGGATCTGATCCGCACCCGACAGCCCTTGTTCCACGCTGCCACGCAGCTCGTTGCCCACCTCACGATTCGCAACCGCGGCTCGGTCGGCGGTTCCTTCGCGCACGGCGATCCAGCCTCGGAATATCCAGCCGTGGCGCTGGTGCTCGACATGGAAATGAAAGCCGTCGGCCCCACCGGCGAGCGCATCATTCCGGCAGCCGACTTCTTCGTGACCTACATGACCACCAGCCTGGAATCGAATGAAATCCTGACCGAGGTACGCATGCCGATCATGCCCGCAGGCACAGGCTGGGCCATTCAGGAATTTGCGCGTCGTCGGGGTGATCTCGCGCTCGCCGGCGTTGCCGTCACCCTGCGTCTGCAGAACGGCGTTTGCCAGGACACGCGCATGGCGGCTTTCGGTGTCAATCCGGCGACGGTACGTCTGAGCGCCGGGGAAGCAGCGCTTAATGGGCACCCCCCTGATCCAGCAACGCTGGCGCGCGCTGCGGCAGCAGCAGCCGCGGCACTGGAAGAACCCATGACCTGCGCTCATGCATCCAGTGAATACCGCCGCGACCTGATAAAGACGCTGGCCGAACGCTGCCTGGCACAAGCGGTCGAGCGCGCCGGTCGGAGAGCGGCATGA
- a CDS encoding nuclear transport factor 2 family protein has product MSATKTMDAAVARLVDIEAVKQLKARYCYLVDDAQWDELENLWTEDAVCDYGFFGRFLGRQAIMNDFFRTLVASASTFNAHMLHNPIIELEGDGADASWYFTAHTTVNGRALLAMGKYRDRYVRVQGQWKIAAIAVEFKYYTPLEEGWVKTPMWQPA; this is encoded by the coding sequence ATGTCCGCTACAAAAACGATGGATGCCGCAGTCGCACGCTTGGTCGACATAGAGGCCGTCAAGCAGCTGAAGGCACGATATTGCTACCTCGTCGATGATGCTCAGTGGGATGAGCTGGAGAATCTCTGGACGGAGGACGCCGTCTGCGATTACGGCTTCTTCGGCCGCTTTCTGGGGCGGCAGGCCATCATGAACGATTTCTTCCGCACCCTGGTGGCCAGCGCCTCTACTTTCAATGCGCATATGCTGCACAATCCGATCATCGAGCTCGAAGGCGACGGCGCCGATGCTTCGTGGTACTTCACTGCGCATACGACCGTAAACGGCAGGGCGCTCCTGGCGATGGGCAAGTACCGCGATCGATATGTGCGAGTGCAGGGACAATGGAAAATTGCCGCCATCGCCGTCGAGTTCAAGTACTACACGCCTCTCGAGGAAGGTTGGGTCAAGACGCCGATGTGGCAACCGGCTTGA
- the ctlX gene encoding citrulline utilization hydrolase CtlX gives MSIEERQCAADVLMIRPVRYAANPQTAASNRFQVPLSHDQGDPRRDGPIHSGEAATTRLLEVESQQKRVQAAACFEFDALAAALRLAGVRVHVFDDTAQPHTPDSIFPNNWVSFHADGTVVLYPMLAENRRLERRQDVLESLSAQQGFRVERIVDLTHHERQGRFLEGTGSLVLDRVHRIAYACLSARTNLDVLGDFAQQLDYEIVAFEARDAHGMPVYHTNVMMSVGSRVAAICAASIREDERAAVLDTLRATGHEILDLSIEQLTEFPGNMLALSTSRGESIVAMSQRALGSLSAEQRAMLETHGGSIVACAVPTIEALGGGSVRCMLAEIHLPRKN, from the coding sequence ATGAGCATCGAAGAACGTCAGTGCGCCGCCGACGTCCTGATGATCAGGCCGGTCCGCTATGCCGCCAATCCGCAGACCGCGGCTTCCAACCGATTCCAGGTTCCGCTGTCCCATGACCAGGGGGATCCGCGCCGGGACGGTCCGATTCATTCCGGCGAGGCTGCCACGACCCGGCTCCTCGAGGTGGAATCGCAGCAGAAGCGGGTGCAGGCCGCAGCGTGCTTCGAATTCGATGCTTTAGCTGCCGCCTTACGCTTGGCAGGCGTGCGTGTGCATGTATTCGACGACACGGCTCAGCCGCATACGCCGGATTCGATCTTTCCGAACAATTGGGTGAGTTTTCATGCCGACGGCACGGTGGTGTTGTATCCGATGCTGGCCGAGAACCGTCGCCTCGAGCGGCGCCAGGATGTACTGGAATCCCTGAGCGCCCAGCAGGGTTTCAGGGTCGAGCGCATCGTGGATCTGACTCATCACGAGCGCCAGGGCAGGTTCCTGGAAGGTACCGGCAGCCTGGTGCTCGACCGGGTGCATCGCATTGCTTATGCCTGCCTGTCTGCGCGCACCAATCTGGATGTATTGGGCGATTTCGCCCAGCAACTTGACTATGAAATCGTTGCTTTCGAGGCTCGCGACGCCCATGGGATGCCCGTCTATCATACGAACGTGATGATGTCCGTGGGCAGCAGGGTGGCGGCGATTTGTGCCGCGAGCATCCGCGAGGATGAGCGCGCGGCGGTACTTGATACCTTGCGCGCGACGGGTCACGAGATTCTGGATCTGAGCATCGAGCAGCTTACCGAGTTTCCCGGCAATATGCTTGCGCTCAGTACGAGCCGGGGTGAATCGATCGTGGCGATGTCCCAGCGAGCTCTGGGTTCGCTCTCGGCCGAACAGCGCGCCATGTTGGAAACGCATGGCGGTTCTATCGTCGCCTGCGCCGTCCCGACGATCGAGGCACTGGGCGGCGGCAGTGTCAGATGCATGCTGGCGGAGATTCATTTGCCGAGAAAGAACTGA
- a CDS encoding TIGR03619 family F420-dependent LLM class oxidoreductase, producing MRFAIRLPANILYKALTSPWEATLPPEKSVHFAKAVDELAYDYLWVAEHIVQHPKLVPAMGAKFYEAVSAAGFLLGATQRIHLLTYICPIPYHNPLVWAKAIASVDHLSGGRLALGLAAGHLRREFEAIGVSFEKRGAICDEYLQAMKELWTSDRPEFHGEFVNFSNMIFEPKPCQSPHPPLLIGGDAKPALRRAAKFGDGWLPWQTTRREMKDAIAYIHDQPEVQARTRPFEVFTLLAEVPEEDRLNFDKMHYPRYKDETVDLIGQLKDAGATGMVVHLPKTDSYEECLDWVRWFSQEIIPLYRT from the coding sequence ATGCGATTTGCGATCCGTTTGCCCGCCAATATCCTTTACAAGGCGCTTACCAGCCCCTGGGAAGCAACGCTGCCGCCTGAGAAGTCGGTGCATTTCGCCAAGGCGGTCGATGAGCTGGCCTACGATTATCTCTGGGTGGCTGAGCATATCGTGCAGCATCCCAAGCTCGTGCCCGCCATGGGCGCGAAATTCTACGAAGCGGTATCGGCCGCAGGCTTTCTGTTGGGCGCTACGCAGCGCATCCACCTGTTGACCTACATCTGCCCCATTCCGTATCACAACCCGTTGGTCTGGGCCAAGGCGATTGCTTCGGTGGATCATCTCTCCGGCGGCCGGCTTGCGCTCGGACTCGCCGCCGGGCACCTGCGGCGTGAATTCGAGGCCATCGGCGTGTCCTTCGAGAAACGAGGGGCGATCTGCGATGAATATCTGCAGGCGATGAAAGAGCTGTGGACCAGCGACCGGCCGGAGTTTCACGGAGAGTTCGTCAACTTCAGCAACATGATCTTCGAGCCCAAGCCCTGTCAGTCGCCGCATCCGCCGCTGCTCATCGGCGGGGATGCAAAACCGGCGCTGCGCCGCGCCGCAAAATTCGGCGACGGCTGGCTGCCCTGGCAGACCACGCGCCGCGAAATGAAGGATGCGATCGCCTATATCCACGATCAGCCGGAAGTGCAGGCGCGTACCCGGCCCTTCGAAGTCTTTACGCTGCTGGCCGAGGTCCCCGAGGAGGATCGGCTCAACTTCGACAAGATGCATTATCCGCGGTACAAGGACGAGACGGTCGACTTGATCGGCCAGCTGAAGGACGCCGGCGCCACCGGAATGGTCGTCCACTTGCCCAAGACGGACTCCTACGAGGAGTGCCTCGACTGGGTGAGATGGTTCTCGCAGGAGATCATTCCCCTGTATCGGACTTGA